The Anopheles coluzzii chromosome 2, AcolN3, whole genome shotgun sequence genome window below encodes:
- the LOC120949615 gene encoding endochitinase-like → MCKVFAGVVLIVLAVFNVFVEAERVVCSFSRSAADRTGEYAFEITDIPISLCTHFVYDSLQLGIAVHSDDTPNILLVNRDAAVGGWRKFAALKSIKPELKLLISIRNPSIAQVASESHLRKELIEVLIEYMAEYKLDGVELFWAGYGIQSEHSLYLLVEELKSSFQAAGHSTWEVTILVEIDHEGIDHARLGRLLDYVHIAGAGERKPKYGNNSTMPSANALFDVDDQTNMTLNDALQYWIDKGCPADKIVLGVVFIAQVFQLKKPNTVKTPMTYCTVPEDGPFCAYIEMCQKFNESDWTMGWDDTAGLAPHAFQTDYWAAYENEASVGRKGEIAREKGLAGVYAVALDLDDYRGKCGPAYPLLKSLCGSYRQKANN, encoded by the exons ATGTGTAAGGTTTTTGCCGGGGTAGTGCTTATTGTACTGGCAGTTTTCAACGTCTTCGTTGAGGCCGAACGTGTTGTGTGCAGTTTCTCAAGATCAGCAGCAGATAGAACGGGCGAATATGCGTTCGAAATTACGGACATACCAATTTCACTCTGCACCCATTTCGTCTACGATAGTCTACAATTGGGAATCGCAGTCCATTCGGACGACACTCCGAACATCCTGCTCGTCAATCGCGACGCGGCGGTTGGTGGTTGGCGAAAGTTCGCCGCACTAAAAAGCATCAAACCAGAGTTGAAACTGTTAATCAGCATTCGCAATCCATCAATTGCTCAAGTCGCTTCGGAATCCCACTTACGTAAAGAACTGATAGAAGTACTGATCGAGTATATGGCAGAGTATAAACTGGATGGTGTTGAACTGTTTTGGGCTGGGTATGGAATACAATCTGAGCATTCACTCTACCTGCTGGTAGAGGAGCTCAAGAGCAGCTTCCAGGCAGCCGGCCATTCGACGTGGGAAGTGACCATACTCGTAGAAATCGATCACGAGGGAATCGATCATGCACGGTTGGGTAG GCTACTTGACTACGTACATATTGCAGGCGCGGGCGAGCGTAAACCAAAGTATGGCAACAATAGCACGATGCCGTCCGCCAACGCGTTGTTCGATGTAGATGACCAGACAAATATGACCTTGAATGATGCGTTGCAATACTGGATCGATAAAGGCTGTCCGGCGGACAAGATTGTGCTTGGTGTGGTCTTCATTGCACAAGTCTTCCAATTGAAAAAACCGAATACCGTTAAAACGCCAATGACATACTGCACTGTTCCGGAAGATGGACCGTTTTGCGCTTACATTGAGATGTGTCAGAAGTTTAATGAAAGCGATTGGACGATGGGCTGGGACGATACGGCAGGTCTGGCACCGCACGCATTTCAGACCGATTATTGGGCAGCTTACGAGAATGAGGCCTCGGTAGGCCGGAAGGGTGAAATCGCGCGAGAGAAAGGTTTGGCCGGGGTGTATGCTGTCGCGCTAGATTTGGACGACTATCGGGGCAAGTGTGGGCCCGCCTACCCGTTGTTGAAATCGTTGTGCGGTTCATACAGACAGAAGGCaaacaattaa